GGAGAACTGGGCTCTGCCAGATTGCTGCCAGGCTCAGGGAGGAGATGGCTTTTCGTGAGCCCAAGTTCCACTTCTGCATGGAATTGTGTCCTGGCAGACTGTCACAGGTTGTTCTGATCATCCTCGCAGCCAGTCTGACCTGTTGCATGTTTCCCACGTGGTTCCTGGCAGCGCCCACTCGTGTGGGTGTGTGCAGacaggctgtgccctgtgcccctgcCGAGCAGCTGATGTGCTCAGGAGATGCCAGGAAAAAGGCTGGAGTGTCCCCACGAGtgcctgcccagctgctgcacccACAGCTCTGGGGTTCTGCACAGGGAAAGCCACAGGAGCGCTGGTGCCACAGAGAGCTGTTTGCAGAGCTCACGTGTGTTTGTTTGGGAAGTGGAGGGCAGGAactggagctgggctgagcgtgctgccagcacagggcaccAGGCACCACGCCAGGAGCTGTGTGGTAACACAGCCCTGTGTCATGGACACTGCTGCTCTAGGGATGGCTTCAAGGAGTTCTTTGATCAGCTGCATAAGAACAACGTCCCCCTGTTCATCTTCTCCGCTGGCATTGGTGATATCCTGGAAGAGATTATCCGTCAGGCCAATGTCTTCTACTCCAATGTCAATGTGGTGTCCAACTACATGGACTTCGATGATGATGTGAGTTCTTGCCTTGCATCTGTGTGGTGGGTGTGTGAGGGGAGTGGTGTGGGCTGGGGCTGGTTAGCAGTGACACCGTCGGGTTAAGAGCTGTCTGCTTGTGTGCCCCATGCGCTCAGGGAGTCCTCACGCACTTCAGGGGACCCCTCATCCACACCTACAACAAGAACAACACcgtgctgcagggcacagggtaCTTCCAGCAGCTGAGCACAAGGACGAGCATCATCCTGCTGGGGGACTCCATGGGTGACCTGACGATGGCAGACGGCGTTCCCAGCGTGGAGAACATCCTCAAAATCGGCTTTCTCAATGACAAGGTGGGTGAGAGGAGCGGTTTAGTGCTTCCCTAGCAGCCTTCCTCAGGTGTCAGGccagcagggaggggcagggggctgccCCAGTGATTTGTACGAGCTCCTGTGGGGTGTgcagagggacctgggggtgtCTGCTGGGCTCCCTCTGTGTCTAGGAAATGGTCTGGGTAGTTACTGACCCCCTTGTCGGTAGTGAGGGCTGTGAGTGGAACATCCTCACCCTCAGCTGTCGGTTGTTCCTGGTCCTGGCAGGTGGAAGAGCGGAGGGGGAAGTACCTGGACTCCTATGACATTGTGCTGGAGAGAGACGAGACGCTGGACGTGGTGAACGGGATTCTGCGCTACATCCTGACTGAGACGTGAGCTGGGCACACGGTGTCCCAGCTCCGGCCACACAGCGGGCACTGGGCAGCAGGCACTGGAGGGCATCTGCTGGTACTGGCTGGGCTCCATCCTGCCCTCACTGATGccctcagccagccctgcagcaggagagtgTGAGATGGAGGaagcttctccttcccctttaccccagctctgcctggctctgcagttTCCCACCCAGACTGACTCTGTCCTGCTCGGACTTCATCCCACTGGGAATTCACCCCGCCACCTCCTGAGGCCACGACAAACATTCCATGTTCCAGACAGAGATGTTCTGCACTTGCTTCAGCAGCTGAGGGTGGAGTGGAGATAGTTGACTGTGGGCTGAGGACAGTCTCTCTCTTTCCCACCCTGTTTCCTTTGGGTTTCAAAGCTCCTGGGCTGACTGGTGCCAGTGGAGTTGCTGGGCTGGtgtggtcctgctggccactaCATCACCCAGTCCCTCATTCCCTGTGTAAACCAGCAGCTCTCTGGCCTTGTGTCTCAGCTGCCCCGTCCCTCTTGCACCAGTACAGCTCTTACTGTggaaaaagagctttttccAGCCGTCCCTGAAGGCCCTGGAGctcggctgctgctgctgcccaaagCCAGGAGTAAGTTTGTCTGCCAGGGATcagaggggtggggatgggggagGAGGGGCCAACGGcagaattttgaattttaagtaATGTTCTACTTGACCATGTTTGTGTACTAAATTTCTGGGCTGCTTCTGGGCTCTCAGAGCAGCAGTAGGAAAAGACCATTTTATTGCTGTATAACCTGTTTATGTGGGACTTTGGGAAGAGCAGATTTGTTCCCTGTTTTGGAATAAAAACATAGTTGGCTAAAGCTGGGTCACAGGTGGTTTGCACACagcactgaggggctggagctgatctcttccctgggctggcagctgcctctgctccccagctccccatcccaccagagccccccagccctCACTGGGTGCTGGAGCTGAAGCTCTGTTTGCTTTGGTGGAGGACCCCAGGCAGGAATTTTGGTTTCTCCTGCCAGACCCAGTGGATGCTGGAACCTGGAATCCCCCTGGGCACCCCAACACATGGGAAGGTTTCATGGCAAAATAACCAAACACAGTCAAACTCCTTGGAAACCTGGAGGAATTGTTTATTTGGTGCAAGGCAGAGTCCTCGTTTGAGGGGtttgctctgcactgctgtgctcctgcatttcttctttctctgtcaaGGACACACTGCAGAGGCtttgggagctggcagatgccagagctgtgctggtccCAGCAGGACCTGAGCGCTCCAAGGCTGTGACCTGCACTTAGGCATTGAAATAAATGGGTCTGGTTTGTCTCAATCACTGGGGGCTGGGAGGTGGGGAGGGTGTGAAGGGCGACAGTGCTGCTCCCTGAGGGCTGGGGGATGAGGGTGAGGATctgtttcccttctcccagctgaTGAGGGGTTTGCCAGGTCCCACAGTTCCAGGGGTCCCAGACTTTTGGAACAGCAGATGCTTGCAGAGTATTGGGGTTTCACCCTGGGAACCTGAGCCCCCTTCAGCCTCTTGTCCTGGGGAggatggcagagcagggactgggacaaaaggcttctctttcttctctctcaagaattttaagtgtttatattaaaaaaacccaatccccAACCCTAAACTACAAAATGCTGTGGTGGAGGTGAGGAGGAACCCCCCCCTACATCCTGCCTGGCCCCTGAGGCAGCACAGACAGGTGAGGGGGCTGGAGCTAGACCTGCAGTCACTGATGGAGGATgaaggggctgagggaggggacATCTTGTCTGGGTTTATTAGCTGAGGGCTGAGTTTTCCTGCTCAGGAGAAGGCATCAAAATACCCTCAGTTAATAAAAGGTGAAAATCAAAACCCGGCCCCTGCAGGactggggaggggcaggggcagatTCCCAGGCCATGACATGGCCAGGATGAGTCCTGTCTCCAGGAACACCGGGGACTGCTCCTCAGAGCTCCTCATGGATCTTCTCCTGGTCCTCATCCGACTTGAGCTTCAGCTCGTCGGGTGTGATTTTCCCGTCCTGGTTGCGGTCCTGGTTCTGGAACATGTCAGCAATGACTTTCTCCGGGTCGGAGCTGGGCATGAGGCGGCCTTTCCCCTCTGCCACCTGGGTCTTGATGAAGGTGGAGAACTgaagagggaagagagggaagcTGCTTGGCTTCGCGcagccagcaccaggcagggcagggagaccACGGCCCATGACAAGGACAGGTAGGGACGGAAGCAGAGGCTGCCTTTGGGGACACTGCCAGCGCCCAGCAGCAATGCTGTGGCTGGGGTGTTcttcctgcacagctctgcgggggcagtgcccaggggcAAGGGCAGCAGCGCCCTTCAAGTGCCCCcatttcctcctgctccccaccaTTTGGGACCCACTCACCTCTTCAGCAGGGATCCCCCCATCCTTGTTGAGGTCCATCTGCTCGTACAGGCTGGCCGGTGGCTCCCCGTGCCAGATGAAGAGGTAGCCCTCAGGAACGCCCTCCTCCATGGAGATCAGCTCCACCTCGAAGCGGAGCACGGCGCTGCCAGGCACCCCCCGTGCTGGAAACACAGCAAAGCCCCAGCACCACGGTGAGCAAGGCAAAGTCCTGAGCCCCACGGCCCTGGCAGGGCGAGGGGTGATGGAGCCCAGCAGGGGCCCAGCAAGGCTGAACCACCCAGTTTGCATTGCACATGTCGGTTGTTTCTCCCTTACCTCCGCTCTCCCCGTGGCCCAGGTGCGGGGGGACGATGAGCACCCGCCTCTCCCCTGCACACATGTCCAGGAGGCCACTGTTCAGCCCCTCGATCACCTTGTTGGCCCCCAGAGTTACCTCCTGGGGCTTCTCATAGTCGTggctgcaggaggcacagaGCAAACGGTGCAGGTGAGACAAGTCCCTCGGATCTAGTGGGCAGCCCTGAAATCCCAACCCTTCCATCCCACCACGGCCCCGAATCCCACATCCTCCATCCTGGTACGCCGTGAAATTTCCACAccctccctgccacagccacGTCCATCCCACTGCGTCCCCTGAatccttctccctgctgccGCATCCCGCTGCCCTGCAGCCGatgctccagcactgcctgttGCAGAGAGGATggtccccagcctgcccacccACAGCTCAGTGCCAGCTGGGGTCTGGCCCCAGGAAGGACGGGAATGCTCGGGGCACGCACGAGGAGAAGAGCCGGGTGCCATCCAGCAAGGAGCAGTTGTAGTGGTAGCGGACAAAGTCCCGGTTGCGGGTGGTGACGTTGCAACCCTCGGGCCGGAACACGGTCTCGATCTCCACCGGGTCCGCAGGGTTGTGGAAGTCGATGACGTGGACGTCAAAGATGAGCACGGCTGAGCCGGGAATTTTATCTcctggaagaggaggatgaagaaaGCTGCGGTGAAGCCTTTCCCTGCTTCTTCCCACAGCCCTTGGTGTGCCCAGCCCTCAGAGCCCTCTGCAGATTTACCTGCGCCGTTCTCCCCGTAAGCCAGGTGTGGGGGGATGACCACTCGGCGGTGCTCTCCCACGCAGACCCCTTGCAGCCCCTGATCCATGCCAGGGATGATGTAGCCCTTCCCAATGTAGGTGTTGTAGGTCTGATTGCGAGAATAACTGCAGCAAGAGAACCCCCAGCACCATCAATCCCGCCAGCCCCTACACCCCTAACCCACAccccttctcccagcctctcctgctcccccaggaACCAAACCTTGCTCCAAGAGATGTTACAAACAGATACTGTCTTTTTAGCCTATTTCATGCCCATtgtctcctctccagcctttccttgcagctgtggggcaggagaGGACATCAGGGGCTCTCCCAGTGCGGCCACTTCCTCCCGCACCTGGAATCGAAGAGTGTCCCATCCATGAGTGTCCCATTGTAGTGGTAGCGGACAAAGTCCCCGGTCACAGCCCGGCGCTTGCAGGACTCCGGCACCTCCAGGTGCTCCAGAAAGACACCATCCTTGGGATTGTGGAAATCCACCAGCAGCACGCTGAACACCAGCGATGCCTGCGGTGGAATCACGGTCCCTGAGAGAGGACACGGGTCAGCCTGGAGGAGGGTCCTTCTACACCAGGGGGCTCtggccagagctgggagggaaggggctggcaCAATGGGGTGGTGCCTGGCTCACCGTAGCCCTTCTCCCCATAGGCCAGGAATGGGGGGATGATGATGCTTCTCTTCTCCCCAGCGCACAtgcccagcagcccctggtCCATGCCCTTGATCAGCCACCCAGTGCCCACATAGGTGTCATAGGTGCTGCCCTTGCTGTAGCTGGTGGCAGAGAAATGAGGGTGGGGATGGCTCTGGGGCCacaccagcagccccagctggagcagtgctGAGCCAGAGGCTGATTTGTGGGGTCATGGAGCTGCACCAGCCCCGCTGGGGAGTGGGAAGGGAGTACAGGGTGAGGCTGCTCCAACTGTGTGTTCAGCCTGGTGGCCCTGTGTCAGGGCAGAGGGTGCATGCCAGCCCCACAGgcctgtgccctgaggccaGGGTGCACCCCAGTGCCCATACCTGGAGTCGAAGGGGGTCCCGTCCAGCAGCGTGCCGTTGTAGTGGTACCGCACGAAGTCCGAGTTCTCCACCGTGCGGTTGCAGCGCTCGGGCCTGGACAGGGTGGTGATCTGCAGCTTGTCGTTCTTGTTCCAGATGTCCAGCATGACGACGTCGAAGTACAGGGTGGCATCTGGGGGGATCAGCCCCGCTAAAGGGGCAGCAGCAAGGACAGAGCGCCTTAAGTGGGACCAACACTGAGCCCAGGCCAACCACGGGCTCTGTGCCCTGAAGCCTCCCCCGAAGCCACTGCTGGAGACCCATTCCAACCcctgggaaagcagcacagtCTGCCTGGGGGCAgcatccctcattcccaggGAAGCCCCACTTCAGCACCGTTCGCCCTGGCCGTGGAGCCACAATTAGGTCGCATCTGgagccctctccctgctccctcatCCCCTCCCGTGGCAGGGCCCCTTACCCACGCCGATGCTGCCGTAGCCCAGGTGGGGCGGCACGATGAGGTGACGCCGCTCGTTCACGCACATGCCCTGCAGCCCCCGGTCCATGCCCGTGATCAGCCGCCCAACGCCCACCACACCGGCCACCGTGGCCCCTCGGTCATAGCTGGGGCAAAGGGACACACTCGTCAGGGGTGAGGAAAAGGATGGAGCTCCCAACGCTGCCAGTGCTggtggggcagagcagagggacagggctgcCCCCTGCCCAGCGTGCAGGTGTCCCGTCACAGCCTGAGGCCCTGTGTTACAGGCAGAGCCCATAGCTCAAAAGCATGGATCCTTACTGGGCTCAATCCCACGCTGCTGGAGGGCAGCTGGCGCCTGGGGCACTGGTCAGGAGTTCACCCTGACCCTGCACCCCCAGAAGCTGTCCACATCCTCCCCAGATCTCACCCATTGAGCTGGGATGGaggccagcagctctggggcttcctgctgcttccaaatAATTTTGCGTACAGCACATTGGAGCTCTACGCAGTGATGAGGAAAGACGACGTCCCAGCCTCATTTTTAAACTGCAAGTtcgtttttatttttaaactttcaaaTACTCCAAGAAACTACTGGGGCAGCAGATGTCCTCCTGGCGGAGAATTCTTTTAGCAGTGAGTGTCCCCAGGCTCTCACTGCAGTTACTTTCTCCCCCATTGATGCTCACAAGAAAGGTGAGCGTATCAAACAGTGaacccttttcctttccagagttccaaaaaaaaccccacctgccTGGGAAATTTTTATTGCAATGTGGTGCTGGGGTCTGTGACCCCAGTTCTCCCCCCCTGCTCATGGTGCTGCAAACCAGGGGCTGCCCCAACCCTGATTCCCGGCCAGcatgagcagagcagggacgAAACAGGGGCCAAGGAACactgagcccagcagagctctgggataATGAAGGGTTTTGCCGCTGCCACGTCTCAAAGTGCTTAAAGCATTCCCCTGCCTGTGCAGCACATGTAGATACGTGTTCCTGAGTGCAGAGCGTGCCAATTAGGGCCAAATCACGCCCGTGACCCGGACAGGCGATCCCACAGCCCTGCGGAGCTGAGGGGGTGCAGGATCccggaggggctgggagcttcTGCGCGACCCCGGCggggcagccccaggcaggggctACAGAAAGGGGCTGGGGGTTCGCTTCTGTACACGTGTTCAGAGGGCTCCCTGTGTTACCCCAGCACCCACCAAAAGCCCCCCGCGGCTCAAAGCCGGGGGTGCCGGGCGTTGTCTGGCGCAGGCAGCCGCCTGCTCCGGCCCGGCTGCCCgcgccccggggctgggggatCGCATGCGGGGTCCCCGCAGCTGCCTGCCGGCCCCGGCATgcgggctgggggctgggggaggcatGCAGGGTCCCGCCGCAGCTGCCCCCCGCATGCAGCCGGCACAGAGCCGCGGGCGATACCTGGAGTCAAACTTTTTGCCATCTTTAAAGGTCCCATTGTAGTGGTAGCGAATGAAATCCCCCATCTGCGCCTCCcgcaggcagattttgggaatATAGTATCTGTCTATCACCACGTCTTCTAATGGGCCGGGGTCCCCCAGCGCCGGGGCCCCCAAGACGcccaagaggaggaggaggaggaggaggaggaggcagcggCTGCCCGCGGCCGTGGCCATGGCGCTGGGGCTGAGGCGGAAGGGCCcggcggggaggaggaggagggcgggGGGGTCAGGACGCCCCTTTCCTGCCCGGGACGCCCCTTGCCTTcgctttcccttcccctccgcCCGCCCAGCCCGGCCAGGCCCTCTTGGAATTTCTGTAGACGTGTccgggccccgccgcgctccccccgCTGCGCGCCGAGGGCTGACACCGCGGCACGGAACGATCCACGGCGGGAGGGGttgttctttttccctcttttgtttttcctcttagtctttcccctcctttttaaaatttctcttcttccccttctcccccttttttcctcgttttttcttattttcccctCTCATTATTTacactctctctctttttttttttttctttttttttctttctttcttttttttttcttttcttgggcAATTCTTCCTCCGAAGGAAAAGCTGACGGAGGCATTGGGGAGCGGCTGCacgcccggcccggccccaggTCCTAGCGCTCCTGtgcctcctccctttcctcctccttctgcctCTGCCCCCTCATTGCACCCGGCCcaagatgctgctgctcagtcCCAGCAGTTCGGGAGAGTAAATAAAAGGAATGAAGTGTTTTAATAACGAGTCTGCTGTTGGCAGAGCCTTTACTGAATGGTGATGATTTAAAAAGTTGAAATTCTCCTAGCAGTCCTtcccaaacaaacacagcctCAAGCGCTCACGGAGGTGTTGCCcacacatccctgctcccccaaATCCACCAGAAGCAGGACCCTTGGCAAGAGCCAGGTGGGAGATGCAACAGGTTGATGAACCCAAACCTAAATCCCAACCCAGCTCCTCCGAGGCTCAGTGCTCCCAGCGAGAGCACCAGCTCCAGCAAAGCACCCTCAGCTCAGCGCCGGGGCGCTCTGCAGCCCCCCAACACCCCACAGCAGTgcccggagcagcccgggggGACACGTCGCTGTCCCGATGGCGCAGGGCAGTGAGCGCCGACAGGGACGGTGGCACCACAGCCGTGTGTGGCGCTGGGCACGGCCAACAGCCTCTGCCCCGCCGGGAGAAACCACAGCAGCGTCCTGGCTCCGGCCCCGCGCTGTGACATCCCTCAGTGCCACCGTCCAGCCG
This sequence is a window from Hirundo rustica isolate bHirRus1 chromosome 27, bHirRus1.pri.v3, whole genome shotgun sequence. Protein-coding genes within it:
- the FKBP10 gene encoding peptidyl-prolyl cis-trans isomerase FKBP10; the encoded protein is MATAAGSRCLLLLLLLLLLGVLGAPALGDPGPLEDVVIDRYYIPKICLREAQMGDFIRYHYNGTFKDGKKFDSSYDRGATVAGVVGVGRLITGMDRGLQGMCVNERRHLIVPPHLGYGSIGVAGLIPPDATLYFDVVMLDIWNKNDKLQITTLSRPERCNRTVENSDFVRYHYNGTLLDGTPFDSSYSKGSTYDTYVGTGWLIKGMDQGLLGMCAGEKRSIIIPPFLAYGEKGYGTVIPPQASLVFSVLLVDFHNPKDGVFLEHLEVPESCKRRAVTGDFVRYHYNGTLMDGTLFDSSYSRNQTYNTYIGKGYIIPGMDQGLQGVCVGEHRRVVIPPHLAYGENGAGDKIPGSAVLIFDVHVIDFHNPADPVEIETVFRPEGCNVTTRNRDFVRYHYNCSLLDGTRLFSSHDYEKPQEVTLGANKVIEGLNSGLLDMCAGERRVLIVPPHLGHGESGARGVPGSAVLRFEVELISMEEGVPEGYLFIWHGEPPASLYEQMDLNKDGGIPAEEFSTFIKTQVAEGKGRLMPSSDPEKVIADMFQNQDRNQDGKITPDELKLKSDEDQEKIHEEL
- the NT5C3B gene encoding 7-methylguanosine phosphate-specific 5'-nucleotidase, with translation MVPELEKATVRIRQPERVRGIIQALREQGVAKLQVISDFDMTLSRFGCNGRRCPTSHNILDTSRVISEDGKRKLKDLLHYYYPIEIDPNRTLEEKRPLMVEWWTKAHELLVQQKIHKGDIAQIVRESEAMLRDGFKEFFDQLHKNNVPLFIFSAGIGDILEEIIRQANVFYSNVNVVSNYMDFDDDGVLTHFRGPLIHTYNKNNTVLQGTGYFQQLSTRTSIILLGDSMGDLTMADGVPSVENILKIGFLNDKVEERRGKYLDSYDIVLERDETLDVVNGILRYILTET